In Helianthus annuus cultivar XRQ/B chromosome 9, HanXRQr2.0-SUNRISE, whole genome shotgun sequence, the following are encoded in one genomic region:
- the LOC110895182 gene encoding uncharacterized protein LOC110895182, translating into MPSVRRFSRIDTFELKVQIEKRLGSQKADKYFNLVTRYLSLKLGKSEFDKLCIGLIGRENVRLHNELIIAIVKNAALSKIPPQKRVKSDGPLPLKVPNGTHPVTDLQSLCAFPRSPRKVRTPNLRESKFKDRTVPFSQHLVTTKVQQQQQQQSATELFSLGSKPPLEVNSVEDGEEVEQDAISPGVYSRNPVSAPFGITIHSKEKRKLRINGLDSAYRTETCHYSGHLPAANSLKNRLNHNLRVEGLDVSRDCVNLLNNGLDCFLKSVLKPSLELARSRSSHRSGPGTPFLASMMDFRMATEVNPKVLGEASHILHKKC; encoded by the coding sequence ATGCCGTCGGTTCGGCGTTTTTCCAGAATCGATACTTTCGAGCTGAAGGTTCAGATCGAAAAGAGGCTCGGTTCACAAAAGGCTGACAAGTACTTCAATCTAGTCACCAGGTATTTAAGTCTTAAGCTCGGGAAATCAGAGTTTGATAAGCTTTGTATCGGTTTAATAGGTCGGGAAAATGTTCGCCTTCACAATGAACTGATCATAGCTATTGTGAAAAATGCTGCTCTTTCGAAAATACCTCCTCAGAAACGTGTGAAGAGTGATGGTCCTTTGCCTTTAAAGGTCCCTAACGGGACCCATCCGGTGACTGATCTTCAGTCTCTATGTGCGTTTCCTCGGTCCCCTAGAAAAGTACGAACACCGAATCTTCGTGAAAGCAAGTTTAAGGACCGAACGGTTCCTTTTTCCCAACATTTGGTAACGACAAaagttcaacaacaacaacaacaacaaagcGCTACTGAGTTGTTTTCTTTGGGTAGCAAACCGCCACTTGAAGTTAATTCTGTTGAAGATGGGGAAGAAGTTGAGCAGGATGCAATAAGTCCCGGTGTTTATAGTAGAAACCCCGTTAGTGCGCCATTTGGCATCACCATCCACTCAAAAGAAAAACGAAAATTACGCATTAATGGTCTAGATTCTGCATACCGTACTGAGACTTGCCATTACAGTGGTCATTTGCCTGCTGCAAATTCTTTAAAGAACAGGTTGAACCACAATTTGCGAGTCGAAGGTTTGGATGTCTCTAGGGATTGTGTTAACTTATTGAATAACGGGTTGGactgttttttaaaaagtgttctAAAACCGAGTCTGGAGTTAGCCCGCTCAAGATCTTCGCATAGGTCAGGCCCAGGCACACCGTTTTTAGCATCCATGATGGATTTCCGGATGGCAACGGAGGTCAATCCCAAGGTTCTTGGAGAAGCTTCACATATACTTCACAAGAAGTGTTAA